A DNA window from Bacillus sp. E(2018) contains the following coding sequences:
- a CDS encoding DEAD/DEAH box helicase, with protein sequence MRFVSLFLNNRLTITPEILVNDSSLKAVPFGELSLVEQPPINPNFQYDEKLQQILYGKQLLFDELPFSVDQIQKHYENGYVKYSTGISKTSKGYVCSRCRNETSRLFAVFSCFRCKSDNCVYCRNCIMMGRVSECTPLISWSGPEVRWPHENDLLWNGELSSGQQIASQKFVDKIGSEGELLIWAVCGAGKTEVLFQGVEKALNLGLRVCIATPRTDVVLELAPRLKAVFPNTMVASYYGGSEERETPAQLVIATTHQLYRFKQAFNIMIVDEVDAFPYSYDKTLQHAVSRAVTPKHFLLYLSATPSRTMKKAVMNGNLPCVKIPKRFHGFPLPVPKMVWGGEWKKRLERGKLSTPFLKWLIAQAKSGRRAMIFVPSVSVLEKLTELIRKEVDVPVDSVHAEDPLRKEKVIQFRNEDIQLLVTTTILERGVTVPFLDVAVFGADHNVFTESALVQIAGRAGRSKDDYNGEVVLFHYGKSHCMIQAINHIKNMNKETGI encoded by the coding sequence ATGAGGTTTGTCTCCCTTTTCTTAAACAACCGTTTAACAATAACCCCTGAAATTCTTGTGAACGATTCCTCTTTGAAAGCAGTCCCTTTTGGTGAACTCTCTTTGGTAGAACAACCTCCCATAAACCCAAACTTTCAGTATGATGAGAAACTTCAACAAATCCTCTATGGTAAGCAACTTCTATTTGATGAATTACCTTTTTCAGTAGATCAAATCCAAAAGCATTATGAGAATGGTTATGTGAAATATTCCACTGGAATTAGTAAAACTTCTAAAGGTTATGTATGTAGCCGATGCAGAAATGAAACGAGCCGTTTGTTTGCAGTATTTTCTTGTTTTCGCTGTAAGAGTGACAACTGTGTTTACTGTCGGAACTGTATCATGATGGGTAGAGTGAGCGAATGTACGCCGTTGATTTCTTGGAGTGGACCTGAAGTGAGGTGGCCACATGAAAACGATCTGCTTTGGAATGGTGAGTTGTCGAGTGGTCAGCAGATAGCATCTCAGAAGTTTGTGGACAAGATCGGAAGTGAGGGTGAACTTTTGATTTGGGCAGTTTGTGGAGCTGGTAAGACTGAAGTTCTGTTTCAAGGGGTTGAAAAAGCATTAAACCTCGGCCTTCGAGTTTGTATAGCGACTCCTCGAACGGATGTTGTCTTAGAATTAGCTCCTCGATTAAAAGCGGTTTTTCCAAACACGATGGTTGCAAGTTATTATGGTGGATCAGAAGAACGTGAAACACCTGCACAACTCGTCATCGCTACAACACACCAGTTGTACCGTTTTAAACAAGCGTTTAACATCATGATCGTCGATGAAGTCGATGCCTTTCCTTATTCCTACGATAAGACCCTTCAGCATGCGGTATCTCGTGCCGTTACACCAAAACACTTTCTTCTCTATTTATCTGCTACTCCTTCTAGAACGATGAAAAAAGCTGTGATGAACGGGAATTTACCATGTGTGAAAATTCCAAAGCGGTTTCATGGATTTCCATTACCTGTTCCCAAAATGGTTTGGGGTGGTGAGTGGAAGAAGAGGTTAGAAAGGGGAAAACTATCTACTCCTTTTCTTAAATGGTTGATTGCCCAAGCTAAAAGTGGACGGCGAGCGATGATATTTGTGCCTTCTGTATCCGTTTTAGAAAAGCTGACAGAACTTATAAGGAAGGAAGTTGATGTACCTGTTGATAGTGTTCATGCAGAAGATCCACTTCGAAAAGAAAAAGTGATTCAGTTTAGGAATGAAGACATTCAGTTATTAGTTACTACAACCATCTTAGAACGCGGAGTTACTGTTCCGTTTTTAGATGTTGCAGTGTTTGGTGCGGATCACAATGTGTTCACAGAAAGTGCCCTCGTTCAAATAGCAGGAAGAGCAGGGAGAAGTAAGGATGATTACAACGGTGAAGTAGTTCTTTTTCATTACGGTAAATCGCACTGTATGATACAAGCGATCAATCATATAAAAAACATGAACAAGGAGACTGGAATTTGA
- a CDS encoding DegV family protein, whose amino-acid sequence MSKVAVITDSTSYIPEHIRNEKNIVMISLNVVFDKETYKEEAEIKADDFYDMVGKEGALPKTSQPAIGELVELLEELSKNYDEAVMITLSSGISGTYQSAVAAGEMVEGIKLHVFDSEISCSPQAFYVLKAAELASEGFNGYDIMNHLLQMKNNGVPAYFMVDDLNHLHRGGRLNTAQLFVGNLLQIKPILHFEDKKIVPFEKVRTKKKALKRIFDIMDENVKPNDKVKISVIHAKREEEAVEIADELREKFVNADVWVSYFGPVIGTHLGEGSLGITWIKE is encoded by the coding sequence ATGAGCAAGGTAGCCGTCATTACAGACAGTACTTCCTACATACCCGAACATATCCGCAACGAAAAAAATATTGTAATGATTTCGCTCAACGTGGTTTTTGATAAAGAAACATACAAAGAAGAAGCTGAAATAAAAGCAGATGATTTTTATGACATGGTTGGTAAAGAAGGAGCCCTGCCTAAAACGTCACAGCCCGCAATCGGTGAGCTTGTGGAACTTCTAGAAGAGCTATCTAAAAACTATGATGAAGCTGTGATGATCACACTATCGAGTGGCATAAGCGGAACTTATCAAAGTGCAGTTGCTGCCGGTGAGATGGTCGAAGGAATCAAGCTTCATGTGTTTGATTCAGAGATCAGCTGTTCACCTCAAGCCTTTTATGTGTTAAAAGCTGCAGAACTAGCGAGTGAAGGTTTCAACGGTTATGACATTATGAATCACCTGCTGCAGATGAAGAACAATGGAGTACCAGCTTACTTCATGGTTGATGATTTAAATCATCTGCACCGCGGAGGTCGTTTGAACACTGCTCAACTTTTCGTAGGGAATCTTCTTCAGATAAAACCGATTCTTCACTTTGAAGATAAAAAGATCGTTCCGTTTGAAAAAGTACGTACGAAGAAAAAAGCATTAAAACGTATTTTTGATATCATGGATGAAAACGTTAAGCCCAATGACAAAGTGAAGATTAGTGTCATTCATGCGAAGCGTGAAGAGGAAGCGGTTGAGATCGCTGACGAGTTACGTGAAAAGTTTGTAAACGCAGACGTCTGGGTTAGCTACTTTGGACCTGTAATCGGCACTCACTTAGGTGAAGGCTCACTCGGCATTACGTGGATAAAAGAATAA
- a CDS encoding ROK family protein, protein MVEKYVLAVDIGGTSIECGLFEWSGNLLSTSMLHTMEVLQGDVAEYVADELIRKMDDSGILFEEVYGLGIGVPGIVDMEKGVVLKAPSLKWDHYPLKEKLQRLLYVPVYIGNDVNTGLLGEVEAGGLQHVQHAIYMMIGTSIGVGLLLNGEVYEGHRFSAGEAGYMITDKSVLRDGFQPACSGYGFLSSKAGGFGMANEYEKKTGKSVSAQELFSLVKKGNKAAINVVDQAVEHLTSSLINMTAILNPEVILLGGGVGRELSPYLEKIEENLEKYVPHKPKLRISSMQNRSVLYGAFSLCRKQVKST, encoded by the coding sequence TTGGTAGAAAAGTACGTATTAGCGGTTGATATAGGAGGCACATCTATAGAGTGTGGACTGTTTGAATGGAGTGGAAATCTTCTTTCGACAAGTATGTTACATACGATGGAAGTACTGCAAGGTGATGTAGCAGAATATGTGGCAGATGAATTAATAAGGAAAATGGATGATAGCGGGATTTTATTTGAAGAGGTCTACGGATTAGGAATTGGTGTGCCAGGAATTGTTGATATGGAAAAAGGAGTTGTGCTTAAAGCTCCGAGCTTAAAGTGGGATCACTATCCATTAAAAGAAAAGCTTCAGAGGTTGTTATATGTTCCTGTTTATATTGGAAATGACGTGAACACCGGCTTGTTGGGTGAAGTAGAGGCAGGCGGGTTGCAACACGTTCAGCATGCAATTTATATGATGATTGGGACGAGTATTGGTGTAGGTCTCCTCTTGAATGGGGAAGTCTATGAAGGTCATCGATTCTCAGCGGGAGAAGCAGGTTACATGATAACGGATAAATCTGTTCTACGTGACGGGTTCCAACCAGCTTGTTCTGGGTATGGCTTTCTTAGTTCAAAAGCTGGAGGATTCGGGATGGCTAATGAATATGAGAAGAAAACAGGTAAGAGCGTTTCAGCTCAGGAATTATTTTCTTTAGTGAAAAAAGGGAATAAAGCAGCGATTAACGTTGTTGATCAAGCTGTTGAACACCTTACTTCTTCATTAATTAACATGACTGCTATTCTAAATCCAGAAGTGATTCTTCTGGGAGGTGGAGTGGGAAGAGAGCTTTCTCCATACCTTGAAAAAATAGAAGAAAATCTCGAAAAATATGTCCCTCACAAACCGAAATTAAGAATATCATCTATGCAAAATCGTTCCGTATTGTACGGTGCTTTCTCGTTATGCAGAAAACAGGTAAAAAGCACATAA
- a CDS encoding ATP-binding protein: MDHNLYIVILSLFVCFLFALISLDWVNRRTEEQKSQHQFLLIGSVTMGIAVWATHYMGMLSIKSPVRVDYNFLIVTAALAVGIFFSYVSFLHFTSKRPQNKFFVPVSLFSIGLVSVHVIGLLSMHLHMPMEPNFMFIILSISSAYLFSWLGFFLLTKRNFSARKVSASLSFTLGVSLMHYIGEMGLMAGTPTFDWHSSFPINNINMTATLLVFGATTVVLILYILEQRNQKRLVEHQFQLLESEHRYNSLFELNPEGVFVIGPDLNFIKVNSSLVQITGYSLEELHAMPYTNLLKENEISNSLDYLNRVIEGETIKHPLTIIHKEGHEIELDITSIPYSIRSDMTAVIGIAKDMTAINEAQNFKQRANTLAYIGELAAGLAHEIRNPLTSIKGFAQLFQSQNTTEETHHFLGIMLRETDRINFIISQLMILARPHMILKSDHDLNEVIKRSLKFIEEETDFETISLHLDLPAQPVILKCEENLMAQLILNIVKNALEATPSWGNISLQLKQTQENITIAIQDDGPGIPEHLLSKLGQPFYTTKEGNPGLGLLICYQIVQHHGGKMRIESKEGYGTKVSLEFPISVPSEEKTLEMSLS; encoded by the coding sequence TTGGATCATAATCTATATATTGTAATACTCTCTCTATTCGTTTGCTTTCTGTTTGCGTTAATCTCGCTCGATTGGGTTAATCGGCGTACAGAAGAGCAAAAATCGCAGCATCAATTCTTACTGATAGGTTCTGTTACAATGGGCATCGCTGTTTGGGCAACTCACTACATGGGAATGTTATCCATCAAAAGTCCTGTTCGTGTAGACTATAATTTCTTAATCGTTACCGCAGCACTTGCTGTTGGTATTTTCTTCTCATATGTATCGTTCTTACATTTTACCTCCAAAAGACCGCAGAATAAATTCTTTGTACCAGTTAGTCTATTTAGCATCGGCTTAGTTTCTGTTCATGTGATCGGATTGTTGTCTATGCACTTGCATATGCCGATGGAGCCCAATTTCATGTTTATCATACTTTCCATTTCTTCCGCCTATCTATTTTCATGGCTCGGCTTTTTTCTACTTACTAAAAGAAATTTTTCAGCAAGAAAAGTTTCTGCTAGCCTTTCGTTCACATTAGGCGTTAGCCTAATGCACTATATCGGTGAGATGGGCTTAATGGCTGGAACGCCTACTTTCGATTGGCATAGCAGTTTTCCAATTAACAATATCAATATGACGGCTACATTACTTGTATTTGGTGCGACAACCGTCGTATTAATTTTATACATTTTAGAACAGCGAAATCAAAAGAGACTCGTAGAGCATCAATTTCAACTGCTTGAATCCGAGCATCGCTACAACTCACTTTTCGAATTGAATCCCGAAGGCGTTTTTGTAATCGGACCAGATTTGAATTTTATAAAAGTAAATTCTTCCCTTGTACAAATCACTGGCTATTCATTAGAAGAGCTTCACGCTATGCCGTATACCAACCTTTTAAAAGAGAATGAAATCTCAAATTCACTGGATTACTTAAATAGAGTGATTGAAGGCGAAACAATCAAACACCCACTTACGATCATTCATAAAGAAGGGCACGAAATAGAGCTTGATATTACGAGCATCCCTTATTCAATAAGAAGTGATATGACCGCTGTGATCGGAATCGCAAAAGATATGACAGCCATCAATGAAGCTCAAAACTTTAAACAAAGAGCAAATACGCTCGCTTATATTGGAGAACTTGCAGCAGGTCTTGCTCATGAAATACGTAATCCTCTAACTTCTATAAAAGGGTTCGCGCAATTGTTTCAATCACAGAACACAACAGAAGAAACCCATCATTTCTTAGGCATCATGTTACGAGAAACAGACCGGATTAACTTTATCATCAGCCAGCTTATGATACTCGCTCGACCACATATGATTTTAAAAAGTGACCACGATTTAAACGAAGTCATCAAACGCTCACTCAAATTTATAGAAGAAGAAACAGACTTTGAAACCATCTCGCTACACCTAGACTTGCCAGCTCAACCTGTTATTTTAAAGTGCGAAGAAAATCTAATGGCTCAACTCATTTTAAATATCGTAAAAAACGCGTTAGAAGCGACACCTTCATGGGGAAACATCTCGCTTCAGCTTAAACAAACACAAGAAAACATCACCATCGCCATTCAAGATGATGGACCCGGCATCCCCGAGCACCTCCTATCAAAGCTCGGACAGCCGTTCTATACAACAAAAGAAGGCAACCCTGGACTCGGCCTTCTAATCTGCTACCAAATCGTCCAGCACCACGGAGGAAAGATGAGGATCGAATCAAAAGAAGGCTACGGAACAAAAGTCTCACTAGAATTCCCAATAAGTGTTCCGTCAGAAGAAAAGACCCTCGAAATGAGCTTGAGTTGA
- a CDS encoding response regulator transcription factor, translating to MNNVNVYENNASAPEKTRIAIIDDHRLFREGVKRILDMEDQFSVVAEGDDGSEAENIVRDHNPDVVLMDINMPNINGVEATRRLVEKSPDTKVIILSIHDDETYVSHAVQTGASGYLLKEMDADSLIEAVRVVADGGAYLHPKITYNLLNEFRRLSTSNKTQQNKAGFVEVEYRKPLHILTRRECEVLQLLADGRSNRTIGEELYISEKTVKNHVSNILQKMNVNDRTQAVVEAIKNGWVKVR from the coding sequence ATGAATAATGTTAATGTGTACGAAAATAACGCCTCAGCACCTGAGAAAACAAGAATAGCGATTATCGATGACCACCGTTTGTTCCGTGAAGGAGTAAAACGTATTCTAGATATGGAAGATCAATTCTCTGTTGTTGCTGAAGGTGATGATGGCTCAGAAGCGGAAAATATCGTCCGCGACCATAATCCAGATGTGGTATTAATGGATATCAATATGCCAAACATCAACGGAGTAGAAGCAACACGCCGTTTGGTTGAAAAATCTCCTGATACGAAGGTGATTATCCTTTCGATCCATGATGATGAGACGTATGTGTCACATGCGGTTCAAACGGGTGCATCTGGTTACCTCCTAAAAGAGATGGATGCTGATTCATTGATCGAAGCGGTTCGTGTTGTTGCGGATGGTGGAGCTTATCTTCATCCGAAGATTACGTATAATCTATTGAACGAATTCCGTCGTCTATCGACATCGAATAAAACGCAGCAAAACAAAGCTGGTTTTGTTGAAGTGGAGTACCGTAAGCCGCTTCATATCTTAACGCGTCGAGAGTGTGAGGTTCTTCAGTTGTTAGCGGATGGACGCAGCAACCGTACGATCGGGGAAGAGCTTTACATTAGTGAGAAGACGGTTAAGAACCATGTGAGTAATATTCTTCAAAAGATGAATGTGAATGACCGTACGCAGGCTGTTGTTGAGGCGATCAAGAATGGTTGGGTAAAGGTACGTTGA
- a CDS encoding sensor histidine kinase encodes MTAAKLTIDPHLLDGILNQTIDTVTASQSQIFEISEHSRQEFQQLRRELELVKQQVIEVIHKSDRTEEYAKLARTRLAEVSKHFQKYSESDIRDAYENANKYQIELSIIRQTEKQLREKRDELERRIGALNETVQKAESLAGQISVVLNYLNGDLRKINELVQNAQQKQEFGLQIIEAQEEERKRVSREIHDGPAQLMANVLIRSELLEKIFVEKGTEAARVEIKDLRVMVRNSLKEVRRIIYDLRPMALDDLGIVPTLDKYLRNVKESTGIEVELHALGQTRRFPNKMEIAIFRLIQESVSNAVKHSEANLIEVKLEFTQKFISLYIRDDGKGFDMAQPTKSNSFGMMGMRERVELLEGTLKVKSRINFGTSVYIQIPIQD; translated from the coding sequence ATGACTGCAGCTAAGTTAACGATAGATCCACATTTGCTGGACGGAATACTAAATCAGACCATCGATACGGTTACGGCAAGTCAATCACAAATCTTTGAGATCAGTGAGCATTCTCGACAAGAGTTTCAGCAGCTGCGGCGTGAGCTTGAGTTAGTGAAGCAACAGGTCATTGAGGTCATACATAAATCTGACCGGACCGAGGAATATGCAAAGCTTGCACGAACTCGACTGGCAGAGGTGAGCAAGCATTTTCAAAAGTATAGCGAATCTGATATTCGTGATGCGTATGAGAATGCCAATAAGTATCAGATTGAACTTTCCATCATCAGGCAAACAGAGAAGCAGCTTCGGGAAAAAAGAGATGAGCTCGAGCGGAGAATCGGCGCATTGAACGAAACCGTTCAAAAAGCGGAATCTCTGGCAGGTCAGATTTCTGTTGTTTTAAATTATCTTAACGGTGATTTAAGAAAGATTAACGAACTCGTGCAAAACGCTCAGCAAAAACAAGAGTTTGGACTTCAAATTATTGAAGCACAAGAAGAAGAGCGTAAACGCGTCTCACGTGAAATTCATGATGGCCCAGCTCAATTGATGGCGAATGTGCTCATTCGCTCGGAACTGTTAGAGAAAATCTTTGTAGAAAAAGGAACTGAGGCAGCCCGTGTTGAAATAAAAGATTTACGGGTAATGGTCCGAAATTCCTTAAAAGAGGTACGTAGGATTATCTACGACCTACGCCCGATGGCTCTTGACGATCTTGGTATCGTTCCGACATTAGACAAATATTTACGTAATGTTAAAGAAAGTACAGGTATAGAGGTTGAGCTTCATGCGCTTGGTCAGACTCGACGGTTTCCGAATAAGATGGAGATCGCGATTTTCCGTTTGATCCAAGAGTCGGTAAGCAATGCCGTTAAGCATTCTGAAGCAAATCTGATTGAGGTTAAACTTGAGTTTACTCAAAAGTTTATTTCATTATATATCCGAGATGATGGCAAAGGGTTTGATATGGCACAGCCTACAAAATCAAATTCCTTTGGCATGATGGGGATGAGAGAGCGGGTCGAACTGCTCGAAGGAACGTTAAAAGTGAAATCCCGCATAAACTTCGGTACAAGTGTTTACATTCAAATTCCCATTCAAGACTAG
- a CDS encoding YigZ family protein, whose amino-acid sequence MLANYLAVKNEGQHEIFIEKSRFIAHIARATTEEEAQAFIQKIKKEHNSATHNCSAYLIGETDNVQKANDDGEPSGTAGVPMLEVLKKRELKDTVAVVTRYFGGIKLGAGGLIRAYGKSVSEGLNHIGVVERQLQQIVHITVDYTLLGKMENELRNSVYPIKEMNYMEKVEIQMYVPINEKESFKEWIIDLSNAQSDIVFGEQEYLEKDI is encoded by the coding sequence ATGCTTGCCAATTATCTTGCCGTGAAAAATGAAGGACAGCACGAGATCTTCATTGAAAAATCTCGTTTTATCGCTCATATTGCACGAGCTACTACTGAAGAAGAAGCCCAGGCTTTCATTCAAAAAATTAAAAAGGAACATAACAGTGCCACACACAATTGCTCGGCATACTTAATCGGAGAAACCGACAACGTTCAAAAAGCGAACGATGACGGAGAACCAAGTGGTACAGCAGGTGTTCCGATGTTAGAAGTACTTAAAAAACGGGAATTGAAAGACACAGTTGCTGTTGTCACACGTTACTTCGGCGGAATCAAATTAGGTGCTGGAGGACTCATCAGGGCATATGGCAAGTCTGTTTCAGAAGGCCTCAACCACATTGGCGTTGTAGAACGTCAACTTCAACAGATCGTTCACATTACCGTAGATTATACGCTTCTCGGAAAGATGGAGAACGAACTGCGCAACTCTGTCTACCCCATCAAAGAGATGAACTACATGGAAAAAGTGGAGATTCAAATGTATGTACCGATAAATGAAAAAGAATCATTTAAAGAGTGGATTATCGACCTTTCGAACGCACAAAGTGACATTGTTTTTGGGGAGCAAGAATATTTGGAAAAGGACATTTAA
- a CDS encoding LCP family protein, whose amino-acid sequence MNRKAMRSRRKRRRRILFILVPILVVILASVGYGSYLTYKLANATSNASEELGRGGKSDKREQAVDPSEDHFSVLLAGVDDSSKRGFSANGGYKGVRSDALILATFNREDKSVKMVSLPRDSKVEIPGHSNTDRIAHAHSYGGMDLTVETVEGLFDVPVDYYVKLNFDAFLEIIDALGGVEINVEKEITEQNSKDEAGAIHLEPGVQELSPEEALAYARTRKLDSDIYRGDRQKQLVEAIIKKSASMESIPKYGTVIDTVGDNMATNFTFGNILALFKYAKSIDTIENLKLEGTDDTSTGAYYYQLDESSVDEISEQLKSHLELPGYNYDPNSSENTSGESEQDSATE is encoded by the coding sequence ATGAATAGAAAAGCAATGCGCAGTAGGAGAAAAAGACGTCGTCGAATTCTCTTTATCCTTGTTCCTATACTCGTAGTTATCCTAGCTTCAGTAGGATATGGATCTTATCTTACGTATAAATTAGCGAACGCAACTTCTAATGCAAGTGAGGAATTAGGGCGTGGCGGAAAATCAGACAAACGTGAACAAGCCGTTGATCCATCCGAAGATCATTTCTCGGTACTGTTGGCGGGAGTCGATGATAGTTCAAAGCGTGGATTTAGTGCAAATGGGGGCTATAAAGGTGTTCGTTCAGATGCACTTATCTTAGCAACATTTAACCGTGAAGATAAGTCAGTCAAAATGGTTAGTTTGCCACGTGACTCAAAAGTAGAGATTCCTGGTCACAGCAATACAGACAGAATAGCACATGCACACTCATACGGTGGAATGGACTTAACGGTTGAAACTGTTGAAGGTTTGTTCGATGTACCAGTCGACTATTATGTAAAATTAAACTTTGACGCTTTCCTTGAGATCATTGATGCTCTAGGTGGCGTAGAAATAAATGTTGAAAAAGAAATCACGGAACAAAACAGTAAGGACGAAGCAGGAGCTATCCACCTTGAACCTGGTGTTCAAGAACTAAGTCCTGAGGAAGCACTTGCTTATGCAAGAACGCGTAAGCTCGATTCTGACATCTATCGTGGTGATCGCCAGAAGCAATTAGTTGAAGCCATCATTAAAAAGTCAGCATCTATGGAATCTATTCCGAAGTATGGAACAGTGATCGACACGGTTGGTGACAACATGGCGACAAACTTTACGTTCGGAAATATTTTAGCTCTTTTCAAATATGCAAAATCAATTGATACGATCGAAAACTTGAAGCTTGAAGGAACAGATGACACAAGTACTGGAGCTTATTACTACCAGCTTGATGAATCTTCTGTCGATGAGATTTCTGAACAGCTTAAATCTCACTTAGAACTGCCAGGTTACAACTATGATCCAAATAGTTCTGAAAACACAAGCGGAGAATCAGAACAAGATTCAGCAACAGAATAA
- a CDS encoding acyltransferase yields the protein MNNNTLQERPKQIREIYLVRALAIIGVIMVHSTSGVVASFNTDSSLYGVYNFLNIFFKFGTPTFIFLSSFVLFFNYYHKPLTKERITSFYKKRMLFIIIPYFIFSFLYFAMTASVQGYASTGEMAKAFMMDFLTGKAYTHLYFVFISIQLYVLFPFILMFLKKFPKVTKHTIWIGFVLQWTFVLLNHYYWQYSLKGSISFSYMSYYFLGAFIGIHYQQIHDYLVVTKEKLFSKKALVWIPLWVIWIAASAGHVGVWYVTRANGAMIDSKIYELLWNVHTFTSAIVLMQISYWLYRHLHEKVLNVMIHLGVVSFGVYLIHPILLLVARKVLVTGDPILYHVSVAALFLFALIGSWIIVGNIMRIKQSWVLFGPKPKNPYVPTKKEAAQAS from the coding sequence ATGAATAACAACACGTTGCAAGAGAGACCAAAACAAATTCGTGAAATTTACCTGGTCCGCGCATTGGCGATCATCGGTGTAATCATGGTCCACTCCACTTCCGGAGTTGTCGCATCATTTAATACTGATTCATCGCTTTATGGTGTTTACAATTTTCTTAACATCTTTTTTAAGTTTGGAACACCGACCTTTATTTTCTTAAGTAGTTTTGTTTTATTCTTTAACTACTATCACAAACCTTTGACGAAAGAACGCATTACAAGCTTTTATAAAAAGCGTATGTTGTTTATCATCATTCCGTACTTTATCTTTTCATTCTTGTATTTTGCTATGACAGCGAGTGTACAAGGTTATGCAAGTACAGGTGAGATGGCAAAGGCATTCATGATGGATTTCTTAACAGGTAAAGCATATACACATTTGTACTTTGTTTTCATTTCCATCCAGCTTTATGTACTGTTTCCGTTTATCTTAATGTTCCTTAAAAAGTTCCCTAAAGTAACGAAACACACGATCTGGATTGGCTTTGTGCTTCAATGGACATTCGTATTGCTAAATCACTATTATTGGCAGTATTCGCTTAAAGGTAGTATTTCGTTCTCTTACATGTCTTATTACTTCCTTGGAGCGTTTATCGGTATCCATTATCAACAGATTCACGATTACTTGGTGGTCACAAAAGAGAAATTGTTCTCTAAGAAAGCATTAGTCTGGATTCCATTATGGGTAATCTGGATCGCAGCATCTGCAGGTCACGTTGGCGTATGGTATGTCACTCGTGCGAATGGTGCGATGATCGATTCGAAGATTTATGAGCTATTATGGAACGTTCATACCTTTACGTCGGCAATCGTCTTGATGCAGATTTCGTACTGGTTATACAGACATCTTCATGAAAAAGTATTGAACGTTATGATTCATTTAGGTGTCGTATCGTTCGGTGTTTACTTGATCCATCCGATTCTTTTATTAGTCGCGCGAAAAGTATTAGTAACAGGAGACCCGATCCTTTATCATGTCTCGGTCGCGGCCTTATTCTTATTCGCATTGATCGGTTCATGGATTATTGTAGGAAACATTATGAGAATCAAACAATCCTGGGTATTATTCGGACCAAAGCCGAAAAACCCTTATGTGCCAACTAAAAAAGAAGCTGCTCAAGCTTCATAA